Part of the Luteitalea sp. genome is shown below.
TCGTCCGACGTTCAGGAGTGGCGGCGTTGGCGCTATGACGTCGCGGTACGGCGTGCAGGCCGACAACGTTCTCCAGTTCCGGGTGAGTGGCTTCCCCGCTCGGGGCGCTCGCTGTCCTGACCCGCCGGCGCGTATGCTGCCGGCAGATAGACGCCGCTCCGGGCCGAGATCACCTGGCGGATAGTGGCCGATCGTTCCGCCGCCGTCAGGGGCGTCCGGTCGTCGATGGCGAAGTCGGCGAGGGTGGCATCCAGGTCGATTTCGCCCTGGGCGACGGCCGTGCCGTAGAGGCCGCTGACCAGGCTCTTCCGCACCGAGTGCGCTTCGAACGGCCGGTCCACATCCCCGCAGGCGAGGACCACGTGACGCCGGAACACTACCATCAGGGCACCGGAGTGGAGGCGGTCGGCGCGCTCGCAGACCGCCCGCAGGGCCTGCCCGTCAAAGCCGGCCTGCCGGACGTCGGCGTACTGGAGCCAGGGGCTGGAAGAAGCGGCAGTCGCCGAGTGCGCAGCCGTCTCGAGCCCCGCCCGAGACGTCGCGCACGAGACGACGGCGAGGAGTGGGAGAAGGTATGAGTACAGAGCGGACGAGGACATCAGATCTCCAGGGCTGGAGTCGCCCGGGCGGCTTCGGCCGGAGTCGCGTCTCCGTGCGGCCTCGGATCCTATCGCCACGCATCGAGAGAACCGCGGCGGTTCAACGCGCTTCGGGCCCAAGTTCCGGGCTGGCATGCCCGACATCGCGTTATCTGCGCCAGGCCGGGATGTCGAAGCGAACCCTGCCCATGGCCGGCGGTCAGTCCGGATACTCGTCCTTGCGCCACGCGCGCGGCTCGGCGTCGTCAGCGCCCTTCGGCGTCCGTTCGAGCAGGAACGAGTGGTACGGCGCGACGAACGGGTCGGGCGCCATCACCGTGTAGGTGTGGTAGACGGTCCCGTTCTCACGAGCGAACGCGATCCAGCTCGGGCTCTCGCGGAGGCCGTCCTCGAGCTTCGCGCCGACCTGCTTCCCCCAGTCCTGTAGCCACTCCGGGGGGTTGTCCAGCATCTCCTTGATCTCGGGGATCGCCTGCGCCTGCTCCTCGGTGATCGCGAGCCCGAAGTCAAAGGGGAAGTCCGTCCCGTGGGTCGAGACGTACGGGAGCTGCCAACCCATCCGTCGTTTGTAGGCGACGAGTCGATCGCTCGGCGCGCGCGAGAAGCAGATCAGCGTCACGTCGCGGTGCCCGAGGTGCAGCGCAGCGGCGTCGAGATGATCCGCCATGTTCGAGCAGCCGGGGCAGGCCCCGACCTCGTAGTCGGGCCCGAACATGACGTTGTAGGCGAGCAGCTGCGAGCGCCCCTTGAAGAGGTCCGCAGGCGTCTTGCGGCCGGCCTCGGTCTCGAACTCGTATTCCTTCTCGACCGGAACCCAAGGCAGCTCCAGGCGCCTGCGTTT
Proteins encoded:
- a CDS encoding serine hydrolase, encoding MSSSALYSYLLPLLAVVSCATSRAGLETAAHSATAASSSPWLQYADVRQAGFDGQALRAVCERADRLHSGALMVVFRRHVVLACGDVDRPFEAHSVRKSLVSGLYGTAVAQGEIDLDATLADFAIDDRTPLTAAERSATIRQVISARSGVYLPAAYAPAGQDSERPERGSHSPGTGERCRPARRTATS
- a CDS encoding DUF899 domain-containing protein, producing the protein MMATYRPVSSPGLICRASKEKTMPGHNVGTREEWQAARDELAKLEAEHAERNTEIKRRRLELPWVPVEKEYEFETEAGRKTPADLFKGRSQLLAYNVMFGPDYEVGACPGCSNMADHLDAAALHLGHRDVTLICFSRAPSDRLVAYKRRMGWQLPYVSTHGTDFPFDFGLAITEEQAQAIPEIKEMLDNPPEWLQDWGKQVGAKLEDGLRESPSWIAFARENGTVYHTYTVMAPDPFVAPYHSFLLERTPKGADDAEPRAWRKDEYPD